A window of the Serratia sarumanii genome harbors these coding sequences:
- the yidD gene encoding membrane protein insertion efficiency factor YidD gives MASPLSPGSRILIGLVRAYQLVISPLLGPRCRFQPTCSHYAIEALSRFGMIKGSWLALKRVLKCHPLNPGGDDPVPPKTDDNREH, from the coding sequence ATGGCGTCGCCACTGTCGCCAGGCTCCCGCATCCTGATCGGGCTGGTGCGGGCCTATCAGCTCGTCATCAGTCCGCTGCTAGGGCCTCGTTGTCGCTTCCAGCCGACATGCTCTCATTACGCAATTGAGGCATTAAGCAGGTTTGGCATGATAAAAGGCAGTTGGTTAGCATTGAAACGCGTATTAAAATGCCACCCTTTGAACCCAGGTGGCGATGATCCGGTGCCGCCAAAAACCGACGATAACAGAGAACACTAA